Below is a window of Flavobacterium sp. N2820 DNA.
TTTTCAAATAATAAGCTAAAATCCATTTTGTAATTTTTATTTTGTTGTGTTTATTTTTTTGAAGCTCTTACTAATCTGTCGTTTATTGAAATACCTAATCCATAATCGGGTAAGCGTTCTGCAATGATTAAATCTAAATTCATTTTGTCTAATTTATGCATAGCATTGTATAATTTGCGAGCCGCAATTTTTAAATCGCTTTCCTCTGATAATACAATTTGATTTTTTTTCTCAAAATAAGGTAAATATGAATCAAAAAGAAGTAATCCAATCTTCTGTCCCGAATACCAATCCAACTCTTCTTGAATATTTTGAGTTATAATAAAATCAGTTTTTGGAGCATAATGTTTTAATAACATTCCAGGAGCGATTGTTTTTTTATCATTTTTGGTTATTAGTAACACACTACCTGATACTTTTTCAATTTCTTCCAAGGACAATGCTCCCAAGCGATACACTACTACTTTATTATTATTAAATCCAATAATCGTTGATTCTATTCCTGCCGAACATTCGCCGCCATCCAAGACCATATTGATTTGATTCCCAAAATAATTTTCAACATGTTCAGCTCTTGTTGGACTTATGTTCGTAAATGGATTCGCACTTGGAGCTACTAGAGGAAAATCTAATTGATTTAAAAGTGATAAAGCTACAGGATGATTAGGCACTCGAACCGCGACAGTATCTAGATTGGCTGTAACTAAATCT
It encodes the following:
- a CDS encoding L-threonylcarbamoyladenylate synthase, giving the protein MISTDINLAVQHLKENGIIGFPTETVYGLAGNAFDTEAIHKIFEVKKRPTFNPLIVHIKGIEDLKQVATEIPPMAHELANTFWPGPLTLLLKKQPYIPDLVTANLDTVAVRVPNHPVALSLLNQLDFPLVAPSANPFTNISPTRAEHVENYFGNQINMVLDGGECSAGIESTIIGFNNNKVVVYRLGALSLEEIEKVSGSVLLITKNDKKTIAPGMLLKHYAPKTDFIITQNIQEELDWYSGQKIGLLLFDSYLPYFEKKNQIVLSEESDLKIAARKLYNAMHKLDKMNLDLIIAERLPDYGLGISINDRLVRASKK